In one Xiphophorus couchianus chromosome 17, X_couchianus-1.0, whole genome shotgun sequence genomic region, the following are encoded:
- the slc25a3a gene encoding solute carrier family 25 member 3a isoform X1, which produces MYPTSLTQLARANPFSAPLFSLQKVEEPQQSLNGQRPRRLAAAATADEDVSCEFGSSKYYALCGFGGILSCGITHTAVVPLDLVKCRMQVNPDKYKGIGNGFAVTIREDGVRGLAKGWAPTFIGYSMQGLCKFGFYEVFKIFYSDTLGEENAYLWRTSLYLAASASAEFFADIALAPMEAVKVRIQTQPGYANTLRQGVPKMFAEEGLWAFYKGVVPLWMRQIPYTMMKFACFERTVELLYKYVVPKPRSECSKPEQLVVTFVAGYIAGVFCAIVSHPADSVVSVLNKEKGSTAVQVLKRLGPKGVWKGLVARIIMIGTLTALQWFIYDSVKVYFRLPRPPPPEMPESLKKKLGLTE; this is translated from the exons ATGTACCCGACTTCTCTGACGCAGCTGGCAAGAGCCAACCCGTTCAGCGCCCCTCTGTTCAGCCTCCAGAAAGTGGAAGAACCTCAACAGAGCCTCAATGGACAACGGCCTCGCAGACTGGCAGCAGCTGCAACAGCAGACG AGGATGTCAGCTGCGAGTTTGGCTCCTCCAAGTACTATGCCCTGTGCGGCTTTGGTGGTATCCTGAGCTGCGGCATCACACACACCGCAGTGGTGCCCCTCGACCTTGTCAAGTGCCGTATGCAG GTGAATCCAGATAAATACAAGGGCATCGGCAATGGTTTTGCAGTGACTATCAGGGAGGATGGTGTGAGAGGTCTAGCGAAGGGCTGGGCCCCTACTTTCATTGGCTACTCCATGCAGGGACTGTGCAAGTTTGGCTTCTATGAGGTCTTCAAGATTTTCTACAGCGACACGTTGGGGGAG GAAAATGCTTACCTGTGGAGGACATCACTGTACCTGGCTGCTTCAGCTAGCGCAGAGTTCTTTGCTGACATTGCTCTGGCTCCCATGGAGGCTGTGAAGGTTCGAATCCAGACTCAGCCCGGCTACGCCAACACCCTCAGACAGGGCGTCCCCAAGATGTTTGCAGAGGAAGGACTTTGGGC GTTTTATAAGGGTGTGGTGCCCCTGTGGATGAGGCAGATCCCCTACACCATGATGAAGTTTGCCTGCTTCGAGCGTACTGTAGAGCTGCTTTACAAGTATGTTGTTCCTAAGCCCCGCAGTGAGTGCAGCAAACCTGAGCAACTCGTCGTCACCTTTGTGGCCGGCTACATTG CTGGTGTGTTTTGTGCCATTGTGTCACATCCTGCTGACTCTGTGGTGTCTGTGCTGAACAAGGAGAAAGGCAGCACAGCTGTTCAGGTCCTCAAGAGGCTGGGACCTAAAG GTGTATGGAAAGGTCTCGTTGCCCGTATCATCATGATTGGTACTCTGACAGCCCTGCAGTGGTTCATTTATGACTCTGTGAAGGTGTACTTCCGTCTGCCCCGCCCACCGCCTCCAGAGATGCCAGAGTCCCTGAAGAAGAAGCTTGGCCTCACAGAGTGA
- the slc25a3a gene encoding solute carrier family 25 member 3a isoform X3, producing the protein MDNGLADWQQLQQQTVNPDKYKGIGNGFAVTIREDGVRGLAKGWAPTFIGYSMQGLCKFGFYEVFKIFYSDTLGEENAYLWRTSLYLAASASAEFFADIALAPMEAVKVRIQTQPGYANTLRQGVPKMFAEEGLWAFYKGVVPLWMRQIPYTMMKFACFERTVELLYKYVVPKPRSECSKPEQLVVTFVAGYIAGVFCAIVSHPADSVVSVLNKEKGSTAVQVLKRLGPKGVWKGLVARIIMIGTLTALQWFIYDSVKVYFRLPRPPPPEMPESLKKKLGLTE; encoded by the exons ATGGACAACGGCCTCGCAGACTGGCAGCAGCTGCAACAGCAGACG GTGAATCCAGATAAATACAAGGGCATCGGCAATGGTTTTGCAGTGACTATCAGGGAGGATGGTGTGAGAGGTCTAGCGAAGGGCTGGGCCCCTACTTTCATTGGCTACTCCATGCAGGGACTGTGCAAGTTTGGCTTCTATGAGGTCTTCAAGATTTTCTACAGCGACACGTTGGGGGAG GAAAATGCTTACCTGTGGAGGACATCACTGTACCTGGCTGCTTCAGCTAGCGCAGAGTTCTTTGCTGACATTGCTCTGGCTCCCATGGAGGCTGTGAAGGTTCGAATCCAGACTCAGCCCGGCTACGCCAACACCCTCAGACAGGGCGTCCCCAAGATGTTTGCAGAGGAAGGACTTTGGGC GTTTTATAAGGGTGTGGTGCCCCTGTGGATGAGGCAGATCCCCTACACCATGATGAAGTTTGCCTGCTTCGAGCGTACTGTAGAGCTGCTTTACAAGTATGTTGTTCCTAAGCCCCGCAGTGAGTGCAGCAAACCTGAGCAACTCGTCGTCACCTTTGTGGCCGGCTACATTG CTGGTGTGTTTTGTGCCATTGTGTCACATCCTGCTGACTCTGTGGTGTCTGTGCTGAACAAGGAGAAAGGCAGCACAGCTGTTCAGGTCCTCAAGAGGCTGGGACCTAAAG GTGTATGGAAAGGTCTCGTTGCCCGTATCATCATGATTGGTACTCTGACAGCCCTGCAGTGGTTCATTTATGACTCTGTGAAGGTGTACTTCCGTCTGCCCCGCCCACCGCCTCCAGAGATGCCAGAGTCCCTGAAGAAGAAGCTTGGCCTCACAGAGTGA
- the ldhba gene encoding L-lactate dehydrogenase B-A chain, with product MSSVLQKLITPLASSSAEPPRNKVTVVGVGQVGMACAVSILLRDLCDELALVDVMEDRLKGEMMDLQHGLLFLKTSKVVADKDYAVTANSRLVVVTAGVRQQEGESRLNLVQRNVNVFKAIIPQIIKYSPNCTILVVSNPVDVLTYVTWKLSGLPKHRIIGSGTNLDSARFRHLMAERLGIHASSFNGWVLGEHGDTSVPVWSGANVAGVNLQKLNPEIGTDADKEQWKATHKAVVDSAYEVIKLKGYTNWAIGFSVADLTESIVKNLSRVHPVSTMVKGMYGIDGEVFLSLPCVLNGSGVGSVVNMTLTDAEVSQLKKSADTLWGIQKDLKDL from the exons ATGTCCTCAGTCCTGCAGAAGTTGATCACCCCACTGGCCAGCTCCTCCGCTGAGCCTCCCAGGAACAAGGTGACCGTGGTTGGCGTGGGCCAGGTCGGCATGGCGTGTGCCGTTAGCATCCTGCTGCGG GACCTGTGTGATGAGCTGGCTCTAGTGGATGTGATGGAGGACCGACTGAAAGGAGAGATGATGGACCTGCAGCACGGCCTGCTGTTCCTGAAGACATCCAAGGTGGTTGCTGATAAAG ACTACGCCGTGACTGCAAACTCCCGTTTGGTGGTGGTGACGGCTGGCGTTCGACAACAGGAGGGTGAGAGCCGCCTCAATCTGGTCCAAAGGAACGTCAATGTCTTCAAGGCCATCATCCCACAGATCATAAAGTACAGCCCCAACTGTACAATCCTGGTCGTTTCAAACCCAG TTGATGTGCTGACCTATGTGACCTGGAAGCTGAGCGGTCTGCCAAAGCACCGCATCATTGGCAGCGGCACCAACCTGGACTCGGCTCGCTTCCGTCACCTGATGGCCGAACGCCTCGGCATTCACGCCAGCTCCTTCAACGGCTGGGTGCTGGGTGAGCACGGAGACACCAGCG TTCCTGTGTGGAGCGGTGCAAACGTCGCAGGAGTCAACCTGCAGAAGCTGAACCCTGAGATCGGCACCGATGCAGACAAGGAGCAGTGGAAGGCGACACATAAGGCTGTGGTGGACAG TGCCTATGAAGTGATCAAGCTGAAGGGTTACACCAACTGGGCCATTGGCTTCAGCGTGGCCGACCTGACTGAGAGCATCGTGAAGAACCTGAGCCGCGTCCACCCCGTCTCCACCATGGTGAAG GGCATGTATGGCATCGACGGCGAGGTCTTCCTGTCCCTGCCCTGCGTCCTGAACGGCAGCGGCGTCGGCAGCGTGGTTAACATGACCCTGACAGACGCAGAGGTTTCCCAGCTGAAGAAGAGCGCCGACACACTGTGGGGCATCCAGAAGGACCTGAAGGACCTGTGA
- the slc25a3a gene encoding solute carrier family 25 member 3a isoform X2 — protein sequence MYPTSLTQLARANPFSAPLFSLQKVEEPQQSLNGQRPRRLAAAATADEGDSCEFGSQKYFILCGFGGILSCGTTHTAVVPLDLVKCRMQVNPDKYKGIGNGFAVTIREDGVRGLAKGWAPTFIGYSMQGLCKFGFYEVFKIFYSDTLGEENAYLWRTSLYLAASASAEFFADIALAPMEAVKVRIQTQPGYANTLRQGVPKMFAEEGLWAFYKGVVPLWMRQIPYTMMKFACFERTVELLYKYVVPKPRSECSKPEQLVVTFVAGYIAGVFCAIVSHPADSVVSVLNKEKGSTAVQVLKRLGPKGVWKGLVARIIMIGTLTALQWFIYDSVKVYFRLPRPPPPEMPESLKKKLGLTE from the exons ATGTACCCGACTTCTCTGACGCAGCTGGCAAGAGCCAACCCGTTCAGCGCCCCTCTGTTCAGCCTCCAGAAAGTGGAAGAACCTCAACAGAGCCTCAATGGACAACGGCCTCGCAGACTGGCAGCAGCTGCAACAGCAGACG AGGGAGACAGTTGTGAGTTCGGCTCTCAGAAGTATTTTATCCTGTGTGGTTTTGGTGGGATTCTGAGCTGTGgcaccacacacacagctgttgTTCCCCTCGACCTGGTCAAATGCAGAATGCAG GTGAATCCAGATAAATACAAGGGCATCGGCAATGGTTTTGCAGTGACTATCAGGGAGGATGGTGTGAGAGGTCTAGCGAAGGGCTGGGCCCCTACTTTCATTGGCTACTCCATGCAGGGACTGTGCAAGTTTGGCTTCTATGAGGTCTTCAAGATTTTCTACAGCGACACGTTGGGGGAG GAAAATGCTTACCTGTGGAGGACATCACTGTACCTGGCTGCTTCAGCTAGCGCAGAGTTCTTTGCTGACATTGCTCTGGCTCCCATGGAGGCTGTGAAGGTTCGAATCCAGACTCAGCCCGGCTACGCCAACACCCTCAGACAGGGCGTCCCCAAGATGTTTGCAGAGGAAGGACTTTGGGC GTTTTATAAGGGTGTGGTGCCCCTGTGGATGAGGCAGATCCCCTACACCATGATGAAGTTTGCCTGCTTCGAGCGTACTGTAGAGCTGCTTTACAAGTATGTTGTTCCTAAGCCCCGCAGTGAGTGCAGCAAACCTGAGCAACTCGTCGTCACCTTTGTGGCCGGCTACATTG CTGGTGTGTTTTGTGCCATTGTGTCACATCCTGCTGACTCTGTGGTGTCTGTGCTGAACAAGGAGAAAGGCAGCACAGCTGTTCAGGTCCTCAAGAGGCTGGGACCTAAAG GTGTATGGAAAGGTCTCGTTGCCCGTATCATCATGATTGGTACTCTGACAGCCCTGCAGTGGTTCATTTATGACTCTGTGAAGGTGTACTTCCGTCTGCCCCGCCCACCGCCTCCAGAGATGCCAGAGTCCCTGAAGAAGAAGCTTGGCCTCACAGAGTGA